The DNA region CGTGATGGATTGCGGCAGGTTTTCGCCTTCAAGGCCATGGGGTAGATGGTCGAAAACGCGCAGCGTCAACGGTCGGGAACCGTGATGTTCAAGATCGAGCCGGGCCTCGTTCCAGCGATCCAGCGCCAGGCTTCCCGGAAGATGACGCTGTACCTGCGGCGAGGCCTGGCGAACCAGCCAGAATGCGTCGAGCAGGCTGGCAATCGCCAACACCAGCAATGCCCCCCAATACAGGCGGTCGAGCTGCGCCGGATAGTCGATACCCAGCGCATGCAGCGTCCCGAGCAGCAATGCGCCGCACGTCAGCGCCCCTAGCCAGCGGAGCAGCGCGACAGTCGGCCTGAGCATCTGCTTCACAGTCGCGGCGCCGGAACCTGATCGAGGATCTGCCTGAGCACCTGATCCACCGACAGCCCTTCGATGTCCAGTTCTGGCGACAGGCGTACCCGGTGCCGCAGCACGGCCAGCGCGCAGCCTTTGATATCATCCGGCGTCACAAACTCGCCGCCGCGCAGCACGGCACGCGCCCGTCCACCCCGAACCAGTGCAATCGACGCTCGCGGTCCTGCGCCCTGGCTCAGGCCGGGCCAGGTACGCGTGCTGCGGGCCAGCCTTACTGCGTAGTCCAGAACCTGTTCGTCAAGGGGCAGTTCGCTGGCGATGCGCTGCAGGGCCTGAACTTCACGGGCCTGCATGATGACCCTGAGCGGTTTTACATCGAGCATGTCGGCGCGCGACGAGCGAGTCACCTGACGCACCATGTCCAGCTCTTCCCTGGCTTCGGGATAGTCCATGCGCAGCTTGAGCATGAAGCGATCCAGTTCGGCTTCAGGCAGGGGATAGGTGCCTTCCTGCTCGATGGGGTTCTGGGTCGCCAGCACCATGAACGGTTGCGGAATCGGCAGGGCCCGTCCTTCAAGGGTGACCTGCCGCTCTTGCATGGCTTCAAGCAGGGCGGCCTGCGTCTTGGCCGGGGCCCGGTTGATTTCGTCGGCCAGCAGCAGGTTGGTAAACAGCGGCCCTTTACGCAGTTTGAACTGCTCGGTCTGCATGTCGTACACGGCGTGCCCGGTGACATCGCTGGGCATCAGGTCCGGCGTGAACTGGATGCGCGCGAACTCGCAACCGATGCAACTGGCCAGCGCCCGGACCAGCAGCGTCTTGCCCAGCCCCGGTACGCCTTCGAGCAGAACATGCCCGCCGCCGATCAGCGCGGTCAGCACGTCTTCGATGACGGCGTTCTGCCCGATCACGGCTTTTTGCAGTTCAGTGCGCAACGCCTGAGCCAGCTGGCTGGCGCGCTGGCGTTGCTGCGCCTGGGTGCTTGCATTGCTCGTCGGGCTGACCGGTTCGGTGACGGGCTCGACAACAGGCTCGGCGCTGCCGGTGTGTTCGGGCGTTTGATCGCTCATAAGGCATTCCTGAGGGTTTGCAGGTGGGCCACCTGACGGGTGAATTCGCTGTGTGAGAGGCGTTGCGCCGGTCGTGGGCGCAGGGCGTCGCTGATGGCGCTGGTGGGTTGGCGGGTCAGGCGCGACAGCACCTGCCATTGTTCGGCGACCACCAGTTGCTCGAAACCGGGATGAACCTGGCGGGCGCGGCGCAGTACATCCTGTTGCAGGCTTTTGATCAGGGTCTGCTGGCCGGTGCGTCTGCGCAGAAACTCGGCGCTGGCGCGCAGGTGCTCGGTCAACTGGCGGCGCGCCAGGGAGGCAGGTTTCTGCAGCGGGCCTTCGCGCAGTCCGACATGCCACAGACCGAAGGCAATCAGTAACGCCAATGCCAACAGGGCCTGGGGGAAGTTACGCAGCAGCAGGCTCGGCAGATTGTCGTGTTCGGTTTGCAGCACCATGGTCACTTCGCTGCCTTGCGTCAGGTACCAGAGCAGCCAGGCATTGTCGTAATTGCCGATCGAATGGGCTTTCCACAGGTCGGCGTCGGTGATCACCGTGATCATGCCGTCGCCACGGCTGATCTGCATGAGGTGCGTGGCGTCGCCGCTGTTGGCCCACGACTGGGCATTGTCTTCCGGGTCCTCCAGATGAAAAGCCGGCTCGAAACTCATGTAGGCCGGTGCGCTTTCGTTCTCCAGATACAAGCGGGTCAGCTTGGGCCAAGGCACTTTTTTGTGCGGCGGGGCGGGTTTCATCAGGGGGATGGGCGGCATGGGCTGCGCATCGTCCAGTTGCCGTTCCTGTGCGTTGATGTCGCGGGTCAGGTATTGATGAATCTGTAACCTGTCCAGCAGCAGGTCGCCGCTGCGGCCCTTTTTTTCATCCCAGAGTTTTTCCGCGACGAACAGCAAGTGCCCACCCGATTCGGCCCAGCTCAGCAGGCGCTCGGTTTGAGCGGGCGTCATGTTCGTTCGGTCA from Pseudomonas syringae includes:
- a CDS encoding AAA family ATPase; this translates as MSDQTPEHTGSAEPVVEPVTEPVSPTSNASTQAQQRQRASQLAQALRTELQKAVIGQNAVIEDVLTALIGGGHVLLEGVPGLGKTLLVRALASCIGCEFARIQFTPDLMPSDVTGHAVYDMQTEQFKLRKGPLFTNLLLADEINRAPAKTQAALLEAMQERQVTLEGRALPIPQPFMVLATQNPIEQEGTYPLPEAELDRFMLKLRMDYPEAREELDMVRQVTRSSRADMLDVKPLRVIMQAREVQALQRIASELPLDEQVLDYAVRLARSTRTWPGLSQGAGPRASIALVRGGRARAVLRGGEFVTPDDIKGCALAVLRHRVRLSPELDIEGLSVDQVLRQILDQVPAPRL
- a CDS encoding DUF4350 domain-containing protein; its protein translation is MSRRNGAVIGILIGLLIVALLTAAGIYLSSHLERYEKTVDQGPSPEAKANPWLAAEQFLQGLSVPVNSTDTLVQLPDPRQGTQTLLLFNDRTNMTPAQTERLLSWAESGGHLLFVAEKLWDEKKGRSGDLLLDRLQIHQYLTRDINAQERQLDDAQPMPPIPLMKPAPPHKKVPWPKLTRLYLENESAPAYMSFEPAFHLEDPEDNAQSWANSGDATHLMQISRGDGMITVITDADLWKAHSIGNYDNAWLLWYLTQGSEVTMVLQTEHDNLPSLLLRNFPQALLALALLIAFGLWHVGLREGPLQKPASLARRQLTEHLRASAEFLRRRTGQQTLIKSLQQDVLRRARQVHPGFEQLVVAEQWQVLSRLTRQPTSAISDALRPRPAQRLSHSEFTRQVAHLQTLRNAL